The genomic region AAGAGATTATAGAATGATAAATTTAAACTAAAAAATTAATTCTAATGAGGGAGAAAGCCTAAGATTTAAATCTTAGGCTTTCTTTATTTTATTATTCATGTTTTTTGTTAACATTCCAAGTATCAAAGCTCCAATAATTGATCCAATAAGTATTGATACTAAATACATTATCCAATTTTCAACAATTGGAAATACAAATATTCCTCCATGTGGTGCTCTAAGCGTGCAATTAAAGATCATTGATAAAGCTCCAGTAATTGCAGATCCTATAACACAAGACGGTATAACTTTAAGTGGATTAGCTGCAGCAAAAGGAATTGCTCCCTCTGTGATAAAGGATAATCCCATTATATAGTTAACTTTTCCTGCATTGACTTCTTCTTTAGTGAAATTATTTTTAAATAAAGTTGTGGCAATAGCTATTACTAGAGGAGGAACCATTCCGCCAGCCATAACTGCAGCCATTACATAGAAGTTTCCAGATTCAATTGATGCAATACCAAATACGTATGCAGCTTTATTAATAGGGCCTCCCATATCTATTGCCATCATGGCTGCAACTATAGTTCCCAATAAGATTTTTGAGTTAGTTCCTAAATTTGATAAAAATGTAATAAGTGAATTATTTAGAAATGTAATTGGTGGATTAAATACAAATGTCATTATAATGCTTATTAATAACGTTCCAAACAGTGGGTACAGGAGTACTGGCTTGATTCCTTCGAGTGATTTTGGTAAAAATGAAAAGATTTTTCTAAGTGCAATAACTAAGTATCCAGCAAGGAATCCGGCAATTAGTGCTCCTAAAAATCCAGCACCGCTAGTTTTTGCTAAAATTCCTCCAACAAAACCAACAACCATAGCAGGCCTGTCAGCAATACCTACAGCAATAAATCCAGCAAGTACTGGCAATAAAAATTCAAATGCTATGTCACCAGTTGTTTTAAGAAATTTTGATAGAGGAGTATTTGATCCAAAATTTTCAGGATTTATTTCGTAATTATCGAATAAGAATGCGAGTGCAATTAAAATCCCACCAGCAACAACAAATGGTAGCATATGAGATACGCCATTCATTAAACTCTTGTAAATTTTACGTCCTGCATTTTCTTCAAAGCTTTCATCATTTCTATTATTTATTCCAGAATTATAAGTTGGAGCATCTCCAGAAATGGCACGTCTAATTAATTCTTCTGGCTTATGTATTCCATCTGCAACTTTAGTTTGAATAACTTTCTTACCATTGAATCTTTCCATTTCAATTTTCTTATCTGCTGCTACTATTATTGCATTACAATTGTCAATTTCATCTCTTTTTAATGCATTTTTGATTCCAGAAGAACCATTTGTTTCAACTTTGATACTAACACCCATTTCACGAGCTTTATTTATTAAAGATTCGGCTGCCATAAAAGTATGAGCTATTCCTGTTGGACACGCTGTAACAGCAAGCACTTTTGGAAAGGGTGAATCTTGGTTAGATGTATCATTTTCTTCAGCCCCAAATTTTTCGTTTTCCTTTTTGTCTATAAGAGATATAAAATCTCCAGGAGATTTTGCACTAATTAGAGATTTGCGAAAATTTTCATCCATTAGTAGAGTAGATAGTCTTGCAAGTACATCTAAATGGATATTGTTAGCTCCTTCTGGAGCACCAATCATAAAGAATAATTGGGCATCAGAACCATCTAGGGATTCATAATTGATCCCATTTTTACTAACACCAGCAGAAAGACAAGCATTTTTGACAGCTGATGTTTTAGCATGAGGTATTGCAATACCTTCTCCTATTCCTGTTGTGCCTTGATTTTCACGTTTTAAAATTTCTTCTTTATATAATTTTTTATCAGATATATTTCCACTCTTTTCGATTAGATCTACCAGTTCATTAATCACATCTAGTTTATTTTTTGAACTTAAATTTAAACTTATTGAATTTAAATCTAATAAGTCAATAATTTTCATAAATTATTACCCCCAATTGTTATAATTTTTTGATTTGTATTTGGTTTACTAAAAGATTAATTAGGGATATTTTGCCCAAATTATCTGAAAATGCAGTGGCACTTCCACTAGCAGCTCCAAGTTTTAAAGCCTGAGTATAATCGTTTGTTTTTAAATATCCAGCAATGAATCCAGCAACCATTGAATCTCCAGATCCTACTGAATTTTTCAAAACACCATTAGGTATGTTGCTTAAATAGATTTCATTAAATTCATTTATTAAAATTGCTCCATCTTTCCCCATTGATATAAGAACGTTTATAGCTCCCATTTTTTTAAGTTTTTTTCCGCACTCAATTAAATCTTCAATAGTAGGATCAGATAAATTAAATATTTCCATTACTTCATGATTGTTTGGTTTTATCAAAAAGGGTTTATACTTAAGTACGTTAAGTAACAAATTCTTTCTAGCATCAACAATCACTTTTATGTTTTTGGATTTAATTCTCTCTATGATATCTTCATAGAAGTTGTCTGATAGTGAATTTGGGATACTACCTGACAATACAATGATATCACTATCACTAATTGCATCAATTTTACTATTCAAAAGTTGAACATGAGAGTCTGATATTCTAGGTCCCAAACCGTTAATTTCAGTTTCAGTTTCTCCGATTTTCATTTTGATATTGATACGTGAAAAGTTATTTTCAACGCTTATAAAGTCAGTTAAGATATTGTCATTATTAAGAGATTCTTCAACAAATTTTCCTGTAAAACCACTAATGAAACCTAATGTCTTACTTTTAATGCCGTGTTCGCTTAGAATTTTTGATACGTTTATTCCTTTTCCTCCAATGTAGACATCATTAGAATTTACTACGTTTATGCAATTTTCATTTAATTTTTCTAAATTTATTACGTAGTCAATAGAAGGATTTAGTGTAACAGTGTAAATCATTTTATTTAAAATGCCTCCTTTAGATATTTTTTTATTTATTGATAAACTTATACACTTATCGATTATAGTAGTAAATTTAAATAAAATAAATATATAAAGTAGTTAATTTTGTATTTTTAATCTCAAGAGTTGTTATGATTATGATATAATTAATTTAAAAAGTTTTTAAGATTAGGAGATAATAATTTAAGAAAAATTATGGGTGGTTATAGAAGTAAATCAAGGGAATTACTTTTGCAAATTATATTTTGTTTAAATTTTAATAAGGTTAATCAGGGATATAAAGAATTTATAAATGATTTTGAGAAAGAATTTAAAGAAAATGATTCTGATATCGAAATGAGGTTCCTAAATAAAGATTATTGTTTGAATGTTTTGAATGGAATAAATATTCATAAAGATGAAATTGATGATCTTATACAGAAAAATTTGAAGCGCTGGAAAATAAATAGAATATCAAAAGTAGATTTATCGATTCTTAGATTAGCTGTTTACGAAATGTGTTTTGATGAATTGCCTCCGAATATTGCAATAAATGAGGCGTTAAATCTTACCAAAAAATATAGTATAGATAGATCTAAGGGGTATATTAATGGGGTTTTGGATTCCATTAAAAGATTTAGAGAGGGCAATTTAAATGAAACTTAAAAAATTTACTGTCTCATCTCTAACAAATTACATAAAAGTTAGTCTTGAAAGTGATATTCTTCTTTCAAACATAAATGTAAGTGGCGAAGTTTCAAATTTTAAAAAGCATTCTAACGGGAACATATATTTTTCTCTTAAAGACGATGTATGTAAGATTAATTGTGTGATATTTACAAAATATATGGATGAAATGGATATTGTTGATTTTAAAGATGGAGAAAAGATTGATGTTTTAGGAAAGATATCTGTGTACAGTAAAGAGGGATCGTATCAAATAATCTGTTATATGGTAGAGAAGCAAGGCGTTGGGGATTTACATAAAGAATTTGAAAAATTAAAGGATAAACTTAGGGAGAAGGGATACTTCGATGAATCAAATAAGAAACAAATCCCTTCTTTTTCA from Candidatus Arthromitus sp. SFB-mouse-Japan harbors:
- a CDS encoding PTS fructose transporter subunit IIABC, encoding MKIIDLLDLNSISLNLSSKNKLDVINELVDLIEKSGNISDKKLYKEEILKRENQGTTGIGEGIAIPHAKTSAVKNACLSAGVSKNGINYESLDGSDAQLFFMIGAPEGANNIHLDVLARLSTLLMDENFRKSLISAKSPGDFISLIDKKENEKFGAEENDTSNQDSPFPKVLAVTACPTGIAHTFMAAESLINKAREMGVSIKVETNGSSGIKNALKRDEIDNCNAIIVAADKKIEMERFNGKKVIQTKVADGIHKPEELIRRAISGDAPTYNSGINNRNDESFEENAGRKIYKSLMNGVSHMLPFVVAGGILIALAFLFDNYEINPENFGSNTPLSKFLKTTGDIAFEFLLPVLAGFIAVGIADRPAMVVGFVGGILAKTSGAGFLGALIAGFLAGYLVIALRKIFSFLPKSLEGIKPVLLYPLFGTLLISIIMTFVFNPPITFLNNSLITFLSNLGTNSKILLGTIVAAMMAIDMGGPINKAAYVFGIASIESGNFYVMAAVMAGGMVPPLVIAIATTLFKNNFTKEEVNAGKVNYIMGLSFITEGAIPFAAANPLKVIPSCVIGSAITGALSMIFNCTLRAPHGGIFVFPIVENWIMYLVSILIGSIIGALILGMLTKNMNNKIKKA
- the pfkB gene encoding 1-phosphofructokinase, which produces MIYTVTLNPSIDYVINLEKLNENCINVVNSNDVYIGGKGINVSKILSEHGIKSKTLGFISGFTGKFVEESLNNDNILTDFISVENNFSRINIKMKIGETETEINGLGPRISDSHVQLLNSKIDAISDSDIIVLSGSIPNSLSDNFYEDIIERIKSKNIKVIVDARKNLLLNVLKYKPFLIKPNNHEVMEIFNLSDPTIEDLIECGKKLKKMGAINVLISMGKDGAILINEFNEIYLSNIPNGVLKNSVGSGDSMVAGFIAGYLKTNDYTQALKLGAASGSATAFSDNLGKISLINLLVNQIQIKKL
- the nusB gene encoding transcription antitermination factor NusB, with translation MGGYRSKSRELLLQIIFCLNFNKVNQGYKEFINDFEKEFKENDSDIEMRFLNKDYCLNVLNGINIHKDEIDDLIQKNLKRWKINRISKVDLSILRLAVYEMCFDELPPNIAINEALNLTKKYSIDRSKGYINGVLDSIKRFREGNLNET